The following are from one region of the Quercus robur chromosome 1, dhQueRobu3.1, whole genome shotgun sequence genome:
- the LOC126715161 gene encoding inorganic pyrophosphatase TTM2 isoform X6 encodes MIPVFDYQQKRRIGSKAIKSASSGVVIVDGTYALHAKLRSLLDIRVAVVGGVHFSLLSKVRYDIGDSCSLDYLIDSIFPLFRKHIEPDLHHAQIRINNSFVSSFREAIYKLKCRSELLVGDSAYVFQGNEPQTDNFIEMYLRPPSASEEARINDWIKVRQSGIRYYLSLGDQRIVDKIYIIRPKAEFEVGRMTLGGLLALGYTVVVSYKRASTSVNNDNVSLSLENIDTLGETFMVLRGMDRKTVGEKALGMGINGPWITKSYLELILERKGVPRLNSPPPLLNTSPTSNQERVVVTPRPIRVTTNIVTPLEDIAQPWTRSPTKSKMEPVLATWHFISSNPLHPNSSVVDFSHEATTDPASFRDTIKLAPMPDSCDLDRGLLLSVQAIQALLENKGLPVIVGIGGPSGSGKTSLAHKMANIVGCEVVSLESYYKSEQVKDFKYDDFSSLDLSLLSKNIGDIRNGRRTKVPIFDLETGARSGFKELEVSEDCGVIIFEGVYALHPDIRKSLDFWIAVVGGVHSHLISRVQRDKSRVGCFMSQNEIMMTVFPMFQQYIEPHLVHAHLKIRNDFDPVLSPESSLFVLKSNKQVAYQDILKILDSEKFCSSVQNFIDIYLRIPGIPTNGQLTESDCIRVRICEGRFALLIREPIREGNFIIQPKVDFDISISTVAGLLNLGYQAVAYIEASAYIYQDGKILIEVDHLQDAPSPYLQIKGVNKEAVAAAGSMLKLDGSYTTKSYLQIILEGLPAMERSSTGIYPQQAARLQELVEFIQSQGSSSASESSPCREVPPMEGILEEMQMRIKRLERWHTINTVLWTFLMSALVGYSLYQRKRQ; translated from the exons ATGATCCCAGTTTTTGATTATCAACAAAAGAGACGTATTGGTTCAAAAGCAATAAAGAGTGCTTCATCTGGGGTG gttATAGTTGATGGCACGTATGCTCTGCATGCAAAATTGCGTTCTTTGCTAGATATTCGGGTTGCAGTG GTTGGTGGTGTTCATTTTAGCCTTCTTTCCAAAGTTCGGTATGATATTGGAGATTCTTGTTCGTTGGATTACCTTATTGACAGCATTTTCCCATTGTTTAGAAAGCACATTGAGCCTGACCTTCATCATGCACAG ATTAGAATTAACAACAGTTTCGTCTCATCATTTAGAGAGGCAATCTACAAGTTGAAATGCAGAAGTGAG TTGCTAGTTGGAGACTCTGCTTATGTGTTTCAAGGAAATGAACCACAAACGGACAA TTTTATTGAGATGTACCTTAGGCCCCCTTCAGCAAGTGAGGAAGCACGGATAAATGATTGGATTAAGGTGCGACAATCTGGTATTAGATATTATCTATCACTTGGCGACCAAAGGATTGTTGACAAAATTTATATCATCAGGCCTAAAGCTGAATTTGAG GTCGGCAGGATGACTCTAGGTGGGTTGTTAGCTTTGGGGTACACTGTGGTGGTCAGTTATAAAAGGGCATCTACGTCAGTCAATAATGACAATGTGTCACTGTCACTTGAAAACATTGATACTCTTGGCGAGACTTTCATGGTGCTGAGGGGCATGGATAGGAAA ACGGTTGGAGAGAAAGCATTGGGAATGGGTATCAATGGACCTTGGATCACTAAATCATATTTGGAATTGATTCTTGAGAGAAAAG GTGTACCTCGCCTTAATTCACCACCACCTTTGCTTAATACATCTCCAACTAGTAATCAAGAGCGGGTGGTTGTTACACCAAGGCCAATTCGTGTTACTACAAACATTGTCACTCCCCTTGAAGATATAGCTCAGCCATGGACTCGATCACCAACTAAATCTAAAATGGAACCTGTACTAGCGACATGGCATTTCATCTCGTCAAATCCTCTCCACCCTAATAGCTCAGTTGTAG ACTTCTCTCATGAAGCAACCACAGATCCTGCCTCTTTCAGGGATACCATAAAGCTTGCTCCAATGCCTGATTCATGTGACTTGGATAGAGGATTGCTTCTCTCCGTTCAAGCAATACAG GCTTTGTTGGAGAATAAAGGTCTCCCGGTTATAGTTGGAATTG GGGGGCCAAGTGGTTCTGGAAAGACTAGTTTGGCTCATAAAATGGCAAATATTGTTGGTTGTGAAGTAGTTTCCCTTGAAAGCTATTATAAATCTGAACAAGTAAAGGATTTTAAGTATGATGACTTCAGCTCTCTTGATCTATCTTTGCTTTCAAAG AATATTGGTGACATAAGAAATGGTCGAAGAACAAAAGTACCCATATTTGACTTGGAGACTGGTGCTCGGAGTGGCTTCAAGGAACTTGAAGTTTCCGAAGATTGTGGAGTG ATCATTTTTGAAGGGGTTTACGCATTGCATCCTGATATCCGAAAATCGCTTGACTTTTGGATTGCTGTT GTTGGAGGTGTTCATTCACATTTGATTTCTCGAGTTCAAAGGGATAAAAGTAGAGTGGGGTGTTTTATGTCGCAAAATGAGATCATGATGACGGTGTTTCCCATGTTCCAGCAGTACATTGAACCACATCTTGTTCATGCACAT CTCAAAATTCGAAATGACTTTGATCCTGTGCTTTCCCCTGAGAGCTCATTGTTTGTATTGAAGAGTAATAAACAA GTGGCTTATCAAGATATTTTGAAGATTCTCGATTCAGAAAAGTTCTGCAGTTCTGTTCAGAATTTTATTGACATATATTTGAGGATTCCTGGAATTCCCACTAATGGGCAGTTGACAGAGAGCGACTGCATAAGGGTCAGAATATGTGAGGGCAGATTTGCATTGCTTATTCGGGAG CCTATAAGAGAAGGGAACTTCATCAttcaacctaaagtagatttTGACATCAGCATTAGTACAGTTGCTGGTCTTCTTAACCTTGG GTATCAAGCTGTAGCTTATATAGAAGCATCTGCATATATATACCAAGACGGAAAG ATCCTAATTGAGGTTGATCATCTACAAGATGCCCCTAGTCCTTACCTACAAATCAAGGGTGTTAATAAAGAGGCCGTGGCAGCTGCTGGTTCAATGCTTAAACTAGATGGCTCATATACTACTAAG AGttatcttcaaataattttgGAAGGATTACCAGCAATGGAAAGAAGTTCCACTGGAATTTACCCTCAACAAGCCGCTAGGCTGCAGGAACTTGTGGAATTTATTCAATCTCAG GGCAGTAGTTCAGCTTCAGAATCCTCACCTTGTAGGGAGGTACCTCCAATGGAAGGGATTCTTGAAGAGATGCAGATGAGGATTAAAAGGCTTGAGCGGTGGCACACCATCAATACA GTGCTTTGGACATTCTTGATGTCTGCTCTTGTTGGTTATTCACTCTACCAAAGGAAGCGTCAGTGA
- the LOC126715161 gene encoding uncharacterized protein LOC126715161 isoform X2, whose amino-acid sequence MLENKRREATKVYQTETHLSCFRFSLFLSLHSLINTQIPLTSYKQLSKAEKERKQSKAKMDDEVVQRVFQEGGRDYFQQQPSTSSSSSSSILQSLPLHVSFDHGYYLLVKSIQELREKKDGLVTVGIGGPSGSGKTSLAEKVASVIGCTVVSMENYRDGFDEGNDLDSIDFNTLVQNLEDLTKGKDTMIPVFDYQQKRRIGSKAIKSASSGVVIVDGTYALHAKLRSLLDIRVAVVGGVHFSLLSKVRYDIGDSCSLDYLIDSIFPLFRKHIEPDLHHAQIRINNSFVSSFREAIYKLKCRSELLVGDSAYVFQGNEPQTDNFIEMYLRPPSASEEARINDWIKVRQSGIRYYLSLGDQRIVDKIYIIRPKAEFEVGRMTLGGLLALGYTVVVSYKRASTSVNNDNVSLSLENIDTLGETFMVLRGMDRKTVGEKALGMGINGPWITKSYLELILERKGVPRLNSPPPLLNTSPTSNQERVVVTPRPIRVTTNIVTPLEDIAQPWTRSPTKSKMEPVLATWHFISSNPLHPNSSVVDFSHEATTDPASFRDTIKLAPMPDSCDLDRGLLLSVQAIQALLENKGLPVIVGIGGPSGSGKTSLAHKMANIVGCEVVSLESYYKSEQVKDFKYDDFSSLDLSLLSKNIGDIRNGRRTKVPIFDLETGARSGFKELEVSEDCGVIIFEGVYALHPDIRKSLDFWIAVVGGVHSHLISRVQRDKSRVGCFMSQNEIMMTVFPMFQQYIEPHLVHAHLKIRNDFDPVLSPESSLFVLKSNKQVAYQDILKILDSEKFCSSVQNFIDIYLRIPGIPTNGQLTESDCIRVRICEGRFALLIREPIREGNFIIQPKVDFDISISTVAGLLNLGYQAVAYIEASAYIYQDGKILIEVDHLQDAPSPYLQIKGVNKEAVAAAGSMLKLDGSYTTKSYLQIILEGLPAMERSSTGIYPQQAARLQELVEFIQSQGSSSASESSPCREVPPMEGILEEMQMRIKRLERWHTINTVLWTFLMSALVGYSLYQRKRQ is encoded by the exons AtgctagaaaataaaaggcGAGAAGCAACCAAAGTGTACCAAACTGAAACCCATTTGTCATGTTtcagattctctctctttctctctcttcactctTTAATTAACACACAGATTCCTCTCACAAGTTACAAGCAATTAAGCAAagcagagaaagaaagaaa gcaaagcaaagcaaagatGGACGATGAAGTTGTTCAACGAGTTTTCCAAGAAGGAGGTCGCGATTACTTTCAACAACAGCCTTCgacttcgtcttcgtcttcctctTCAATCCTCCAATCCCTCCCTCTCCACGTG TCTTTCGATCATGGATATTACTTGTTAGTAAAATCTATCCAAGAACTACGAGAGAAAAAAGATGGTCTTGTTACAGTTGGCATTGGTGGTCCAAGCGGTTCTGGTAAAACAAG CTTAGCAGAAAAGGTGGCATCTGTTATTGGTTGTACAGTTGTATCCATGGAGAACTATCGTGACGGATTTGATGAAGGGAATGATCTAGATTCAATAGATTTTAATACACTAGTCCAAAATCTTGAG GATTTGACAAAAGGCAAAGATACTATGATCCCAGTTTTTGATTATCAACAAAAGAGACGTATTGGTTCAAAAGCAATAAAGAGTGCTTCATCTGGGGTG gttATAGTTGATGGCACGTATGCTCTGCATGCAAAATTGCGTTCTTTGCTAGATATTCGGGTTGCAGTG GTTGGTGGTGTTCATTTTAGCCTTCTTTCCAAAGTTCGGTATGATATTGGAGATTCTTGTTCGTTGGATTACCTTATTGACAGCATTTTCCCATTGTTTAGAAAGCACATTGAGCCTGACCTTCATCATGCACAG ATTAGAATTAACAACAGTTTCGTCTCATCATTTAGAGAGGCAATCTACAAGTTGAAATGCAGAAGTGAG TTGCTAGTTGGAGACTCTGCTTATGTGTTTCAAGGAAATGAACCACAAACGGACAA TTTTATTGAGATGTACCTTAGGCCCCCTTCAGCAAGTGAGGAAGCACGGATAAATGATTGGATTAAGGTGCGACAATCTGGTATTAGATATTATCTATCACTTGGCGACCAAAGGATTGTTGACAAAATTTATATCATCAGGCCTAAAGCTGAATTTGAG GTCGGCAGGATGACTCTAGGTGGGTTGTTAGCTTTGGGGTACACTGTGGTGGTCAGTTATAAAAGGGCATCTACGTCAGTCAATAATGACAATGTGTCACTGTCACTTGAAAACATTGATACTCTTGGCGAGACTTTCATGGTGCTGAGGGGCATGGATAGGAAA ACGGTTGGAGAGAAAGCATTGGGAATGGGTATCAATGGACCTTGGATCACTAAATCATATTTGGAATTGATTCTTGAGAGAAAAG GTGTACCTCGCCTTAATTCACCACCACCTTTGCTTAATACATCTCCAACTAGTAATCAAGAGCGGGTGGTTGTTACACCAAGGCCAATTCGTGTTACTACAAACATTGTCACTCCCCTTGAAGATATAGCTCAGCCATGGACTCGATCACCAACTAAATCTAAAATGGAACCTGTACTAGCGACATGGCATTTCATCTCGTCAAATCCTCTCCACCCTAATAGCTCAGTTGTAG ACTTCTCTCATGAAGCAACCACAGATCCTGCCTCTTTCAGGGATACCATAAAGCTTGCTCCAATGCCTGATTCATGTGACTTGGATAGAGGATTGCTTCTCTCCGTTCAAGCAATACAG GCTTTGTTGGAGAATAAAGGTCTCCCGGTTATAGTTGGAATTG GGGGGCCAAGTGGTTCTGGAAAGACTAGTTTGGCTCATAAAATGGCAAATATTGTTGGTTGTGAAGTAGTTTCCCTTGAAAGCTATTATAAATCTGAACAAGTAAAGGATTTTAAGTATGATGACTTCAGCTCTCTTGATCTATCTTTGCTTTCAAAG AATATTGGTGACATAAGAAATGGTCGAAGAACAAAAGTACCCATATTTGACTTGGAGACTGGTGCTCGGAGTGGCTTCAAGGAACTTGAAGTTTCCGAAGATTGTGGAGTG ATCATTTTTGAAGGGGTTTACGCATTGCATCCTGATATCCGAAAATCGCTTGACTTTTGGATTGCTGTT GTTGGAGGTGTTCATTCACATTTGATTTCTCGAGTTCAAAGGGATAAAAGTAGAGTGGGGTGTTTTATGTCGCAAAATGAGATCATGATGACGGTGTTTCCCATGTTCCAGCAGTACATTGAACCACATCTTGTTCATGCACAT CTCAAAATTCGAAATGACTTTGATCCTGTGCTTTCCCCTGAGAGCTCATTGTTTGTATTGAAGAGTAATAAACAA GTGGCTTATCAAGATATTTTGAAGATTCTCGATTCAGAAAAGTTCTGCAGTTCTGTTCAGAATTTTATTGACATATATTTGAGGATTCCTGGAATTCCCACTAATGGGCAGTTGACAGAGAGCGACTGCATAAGGGTCAGAATATGTGAGGGCAGATTTGCATTGCTTATTCGGGAG CCTATAAGAGAAGGGAACTTCATCAttcaacctaaagtagatttTGACATCAGCATTAGTACAGTTGCTGGTCTTCTTAACCTTGG GTATCAAGCTGTAGCTTATATAGAAGCATCTGCATATATATACCAAGACGGAAAG ATCCTAATTGAGGTTGATCATCTACAAGATGCCCCTAGTCCTTACCTACAAATCAAGGGTGTTAATAAAGAGGCCGTGGCAGCTGCTGGTTCAATGCTTAAACTAGATGGCTCATATACTACTAAG AGttatcttcaaataattttgGAAGGATTACCAGCAATGGAAAGAAGTTCCACTGGAATTTACCCTCAACAAGCCGCTAGGCTGCAGGAACTTGTGGAATTTATTCAATCTCAG GGCAGTAGTTCAGCTTCAGAATCCTCACCTTGTAGGGAGGTACCTCCAATGGAAGGGATTCTTGAAGAGATGCAGATGAGGATTAAAAGGCTTGAGCGGTGGCACACCATCAATACA GTGCTTTGGACATTCTTGATGTCTGCTCTTGTTGGTTATTCACTCTACCAAAGGAAGCGTCAGTGA
- the LOC126715161 gene encoding uncharacterized protein LOC126715161 isoform X1 — translation MLENKRREATKVYQTETHLSCFRFSLFLSLHSLINTQIPLTSYKQLSKAEKERKESKKERKQSKAKMDDEVVQRVFQEGGRDYFQQQPSTSSSSSSSILQSLPLHVSFDHGYYLLVKSIQELREKKDGLVTVGIGGPSGSGKTSLAEKVASVIGCTVVSMENYRDGFDEGNDLDSIDFNTLVQNLEDLTKGKDTMIPVFDYQQKRRIGSKAIKSASSGVVIVDGTYALHAKLRSLLDIRVAVVGGVHFSLLSKVRYDIGDSCSLDYLIDSIFPLFRKHIEPDLHHAQIRINNSFVSSFREAIYKLKCRSELLVGDSAYVFQGNEPQTDNFIEMYLRPPSASEEARINDWIKVRQSGIRYYLSLGDQRIVDKIYIIRPKAEFEVGRMTLGGLLALGYTVVVSYKRASTSVNNDNVSLSLENIDTLGETFMVLRGMDRKTVGEKALGMGINGPWITKSYLELILERKGVPRLNSPPPLLNTSPTSNQERVVVTPRPIRVTTNIVTPLEDIAQPWTRSPTKSKMEPVLATWHFISSNPLHPNSSVVDFSHEATTDPASFRDTIKLAPMPDSCDLDRGLLLSVQAIQALLENKGLPVIVGIGGPSGSGKTSLAHKMANIVGCEVVSLESYYKSEQVKDFKYDDFSSLDLSLLSKNIGDIRNGRRTKVPIFDLETGARSGFKELEVSEDCGVIIFEGVYALHPDIRKSLDFWIAVVGGVHSHLISRVQRDKSRVGCFMSQNEIMMTVFPMFQQYIEPHLVHAHLKIRNDFDPVLSPESSLFVLKSNKQVAYQDILKILDSEKFCSSVQNFIDIYLRIPGIPTNGQLTESDCIRVRICEGRFALLIREPIREGNFIIQPKVDFDISISTVAGLLNLGYQAVAYIEASAYIYQDGKILIEVDHLQDAPSPYLQIKGVNKEAVAAAGSMLKLDGSYTTKSYLQIILEGLPAMERSSTGIYPQQAARLQELVEFIQSQGSSSASESSPCREVPPMEGILEEMQMRIKRLERWHTINTVLWTFLMSALVGYSLYQRKRQ, via the exons AtgctagaaaataaaaggcGAGAAGCAACCAAAGTGTACCAAACTGAAACCCATTTGTCATGTTtcagattctctctctttctctctcttcactctTTAATTAACACACAGATTCCTCTCACAAGTTACAAGCAATTAAGCAAagcagagaaagaaagaaaagaaagcaagaaagaaagaaag caaagcaaagcaaagatGGACGATGAAGTTGTTCAACGAGTTTTCCAAGAAGGAGGTCGCGATTACTTTCAACAACAGCCTTCgacttcgtcttcgtcttcctctTCAATCCTCCAATCCCTCCCTCTCCACGTG TCTTTCGATCATGGATATTACTTGTTAGTAAAATCTATCCAAGAACTACGAGAGAAAAAAGATGGTCTTGTTACAGTTGGCATTGGTGGTCCAAGCGGTTCTGGTAAAACAAG CTTAGCAGAAAAGGTGGCATCTGTTATTGGTTGTACAGTTGTATCCATGGAGAACTATCGTGACGGATTTGATGAAGGGAATGATCTAGATTCAATAGATTTTAATACACTAGTCCAAAATCTTGAG GATTTGACAAAAGGCAAAGATACTATGATCCCAGTTTTTGATTATCAACAAAAGAGACGTATTGGTTCAAAAGCAATAAAGAGTGCTTCATCTGGGGTG gttATAGTTGATGGCACGTATGCTCTGCATGCAAAATTGCGTTCTTTGCTAGATATTCGGGTTGCAGTG GTTGGTGGTGTTCATTTTAGCCTTCTTTCCAAAGTTCGGTATGATATTGGAGATTCTTGTTCGTTGGATTACCTTATTGACAGCATTTTCCCATTGTTTAGAAAGCACATTGAGCCTGACCTTCATCATGCACAG ATTAGAATTAACAACAGTTTCGTCTCATCATTTAGAGAGGCAATCTACAAGTTGAAATGCAGAAGTGAG TTGCTAGTTGGAGACTCTGCTTATGTGTTTCAAGGAAATGAACCACAAACGGACAA TTTTATTGAGATGTACCTTAGGCCCCCTTCAGCAAGTGAGGAAGCACGGATAAATGATTGGATTAAGGTGCGACAATCTGGTATTAGATATTATCTATCACTTGGCGACCAAAGGATTGTTGACAAAATTTATATCATCAGGCCTAAAGCTGAATTTGAG GTCGGCAGGATGACTCTAGGTGGGTTGTTAGCTTTGGGGTACACTGTGGTGGTCAGTTATAAAAGGGCATCTACGTCAGTCAATAATGACAATGTGTCACTGTCACTTGAAAACATTGATACTCTTGGCGAGACTTTCATGGTGCTGAGGGGCATGGATAGGAAA ACGGTTGGAGAGAAAGCATTGGGAATGGGTATCAATGGACCTTGGATCACTAAATCATATTTGGAATTGATTCTTGAGAGAAAAG GTGTACCTCGCCTTAATTCACCACCACCTTTGCTTAATACATCTCCAACTAGTAATCAAGAGCGGGTGGTTGTTACACCAAGGCCAATTCGTGTTACTACAAACATTGTCACTCCCCTTGAAGATATAGCTCAGCCATGGACTCGATCACCAACTAAATCTAAAATGGAACCTGTACTAGCGACATGGCATTTCATCTCGTCAAATCCTCTCCACCCTAATAGCTCAGTTGTAG ACTTCTCTCATGAAGCAACCACAGATCCTGCCTCTTTCAGGGATACCATAAAGCTTGCTCCAATGCCTGATTCATGTGACTTGGATAGAGGATTGCTTCTCTCCGTTCAAGCAATACAG GCTTTGTTGGAGAATAAAGGTCTCCCGGTTATAGTTGGAATTG GGGGGCCAAGTGGTTCTGGAAAGACTAGTTTGGCTCATAAAATGGCAAATATTGTTGGTTGTGAAGTAGTTTCCCTTGAAAGCTATTATAAATCTGAACAAGTAAAGGATTTTAAGTATGATGACTTCAGCTCTCTTGATCTATCTTTGCTTTCAAAG AATATTGGTGACATAAGAAATGGTCGAAGAACAAAAGTACCCATATTTGACTTGGAGACTGGTGCTCGGAGTGGCTTCAAGGAACTTGAAGTTTCCGAAGATTGTGGAGTG ATCATTTTTGAAGGGGTTTACGCATTGCATCCTGATATCCGAAAATCGCTTGACTTTTGGATTGCTGTT GTTGGAGGTGTTCATTCACATTTGATTTCTCGAGTTCAAAGGGATAAAAGTAGAGTGGGGTGTTTTATGTCGCAAAATGAGATCATGATGACGGTGTTTCCCATGTTCCAGCAGTACATTGAACCACATCTTGTTCATGCACAT CTCAAAATTCGAAATGACTTTGATCCTGTGCTTTCCCCTGAGAGCTCATTGTTTGTATTGAAGAGTAATAAACAA GTGGCTTATCAAGATATTTTGAAGATTCTCGATTCAGAAAAGTTCTGCAGTTCTGTTCAGAATTTTATTGACATATATTTGAGGATTCCTGGAATTCCCACTAATGGGCAGTTGACAGAGAGCGACTGCATAAGGGTCAGAATATGTGAGGGCAGATTTGCATTGCTTATTCGGGAG CCTATAAGAGAAGGGAACTTCATCAttcaacctaaagtagatttTGACATCAGCATTAGTACAGTTGCTGGTCTTCTTAACCTTGG GTATCAAGCTGTAGCTTATATAGAAGCATCTGCATATATATACCAAGACGGAAAG ATCCTAATTGAGGTTGATCATCTACAAGATGCCCCTAGTCCTTACCTACAAATCAAGGGTGTTAATAAAGAGGCCGTGGCAGCTGCTGGTTCAATGCTTAAACTAGATGGCTCATATACTACTAAG AGttatcttcaaataattttgGAAGGATTACCAGCAATGGAAAGAAGTTCCACTGGAATTTACCCTCAACAAGCCGCTAGGCTGCAGGAACTTGTGGAATTTATTCAATCTCAG GGCAGTAGTTCAGCTTCAGAATCCTCACCTTGTAGGGAGGTACCTCCAATGGAAGGGATTCTTGAAGAGATGCAGATGAGGATTAAAAGGCTTGAGCGGTGGCACACCATCAATACA GTGCTTTGGACATTCTTGATGTCTGCTCTTGTTGGTTATTCACTCTACCAAAGGAAGCGTCAGTGA